Genomic DNA from Wolbachia endosymbiont of Aedes albopictus:
GCTATCTGCATTAAAAGAGATTGTGAAGGACTTAGAGGTAGAAGCTGATCGAAAAACTAAAAAAGCAGAAGAAGCTAAAGATTGGAAAGAATCAGAAAGATTAAAAGAGGAACTTAAACGTAATAAAAAATATATTAAAGATGCACTCTGCGATAAAAGCTGCTTTCTTCATGGGAGAGTAGCGGTAGCTCCTCTTTATTTTTTAAATGCTGCAGAACGGGAGGAAGCTAAGCAAATCGCAGGTATAAAGGGCGGTTTTATATGTAATAGAAAATTTCATTTGTGCTTATACATAATGGGAGCTATAGCGTGTATTGCTGCCTTGTGTTTATCCTTGTACTTTTTATTTTTGGTTTCTCAATCTCTTGCACTAGCTTCAGTAGCTACAATAGCTTCTGGGGGATCTACATGTTTGTTGTTTAAGGCATGTAACGGGATATATGGCTTGTATGATGAAAGTACTATAGTGACAGATCCTGATGTTATGCAACTTTTAGATGGTGGTTTAGCTGCAGCATGAAGCTAGAAATTACTTGCAGGCAATGATATAGAAATTTACTTTCTCAGCTTAAGAAAGTATACTGATAAGATGACAGAAAAGAAGTA
This window encodes:
- a CDS encoding aankyrin — translated: MGDFFKVARRKDRGEFVMACKENIASVTMRDRNGNNPFHIAARNRILLSALKEIVKDLEVEADRKTKKAEEAKDWKESERLKEELKRNKKYIKDALCDKSCFLHGRVAVAPLYFLNAAEREEAKQIAGIKGGFICNRKFHLCLYIMGAIACIAALCLSLYFLFLVSQSLALASVATIASGGSTCLLFKACNGIYGLYDESTIVTDPDVMQLLDGGLAAA